CAGGTCCGCCGGAACCTGGTAATAGATGCGCCTATCGGCCGGCCGCCGCACCCGCTCCACGATGCCCCGCCGCTCCAGCAGCCGGCTCTCCGTGCTGACGCTCGCCTTGCTGGCCTGCAGCGCGCGCGCGAGCTGGTCGAGCGAGCGCGGCGCCGGACTCAGCAGAAGGCAGCCGAAGAGCCGGCCGGCGGTGCGCGAGAATCCCTCGTCTTCGAAGAAGAGGGCCACACGCTCGACGTAGTCGGCGGCGCCGGGAGCGAGAACCGATTCCGAGGGGGGCTTGGGCAGCGAGGGCTCCGGGAAAAACGCGGTTGCAAGATTAACTTCGTTCAGTATGTTCAGGCAAGACTGAATCTTCGTGGAGACGCGCCGCACGATGGCCCTTCCGCCCGGAGTCCGGTGCCCGAGAGCCGCCGGCCTCGTCGCCGTCCTTGCGCTCGCCGGCTGCGCTCCCGGGCTCCCCGGGCCGGGCGGCGCCCACGCCACGGCACCGGCACCCGAGGTGCCGTGGACCCCGCCAGCCACGGCGCCCGCCAAGGCGCCGGCCCCGCCGGGCGCTCCGCGCGCGGGCGCGCCGGCGGCCGCCCTGCCGCCCGACCTGGCCGGCCGGCTCCAGCACCTCACCTCCACCGATATCGCCGACCTCGCCCTCCGCAACAACCCGGCGACGCGCGAGGCATGGGCGAACGCGCGCGCCGCGGCGGCTGCCTACGGGACGGCCCGCGGCGCATATTACCCGGCCGTCGATGCCGCCGCCTCGATCGAGCGGATCAAGACCATCGCCACCGGCGGCCGCGTCGCCGCGTCGCAGACGATCTACGGACCCAGCGCCTCGCTCTCCTGGCTCCTGTTCGATTTCGGCGCCCGGAGCGGTGCCGTCGAAGGCGCGCGCCAGGCGCTCCTCGCGGCCGACTGGACCCACAACGCCACCATCGCCGACGTGGTGCTCGGCGCCGAGGTCGCTTTCTATCAGTATCTCGCCGATCAGGCGCTCATCTCCGCACAGGAGGCGTCGCTGCGCGATGCCGAGGCGAACCTCGCCGCGGCCGAGGCACGGCAGAAGGTCGGCG
This genomic stretch from Gemmatimonadales bacterium harbors:
- a CDS encoding MarR family transcriptional regulator is translated as MALFFEDEGFSRTAGRLFGCLLLSPAPRSLDQLARALQASKASVSTESRLLERRGIVERVRRPADRRIYYQVPADLPARTMELRLDRMRRFSGLIRAVPARPRRASTVVDARFRDIDAAYTLMIAALAGALAEWRRRPVRRRIARRASPS